Proteins encoded in a region of the Petroclostridium xylanilyticum genome:
- a CDS encoding TetR/AcrR family transcriptional regulator has protein sequence MELDKKELIRQCAAEVIAKEGYYNTTVRMIAEKAGIAVGTIYIYFKTKEEILDYIFLVEHNKRIKYLDELQKNNKSITEVIQSFLDFHFSELKENPSISKVLVQEGISPLMSNAEGIKKYWTKLPNILAEMLERAQQNGEIRSMDSIIVSRLVFYLIRGSVYIMQESDAASWINKVKEQIVSLILDGIKK, from the coding sequence GTGGAATTGGATAAAAAAGAATTAATTCGCCAATGTGCTGCAGAAGTAATTGCGAAAGAAGGATATTATAATACAACAGTGAGAATGATTGCTGAAAAAGCTGGTATAGCCGTTGGTACAATATATATATATTTTAAAACGAAGGAAGAAATTCTCGATTATATTTTTTTAGTAGAACATAATAAGAGGATTAAATATTTAGATGAACTTCAGAAGAATAATAAGAGTATTACAGAAGTAATTCAATCTTTTTTAGACTTCCATTTCAGTGAGCTAAAGGAAAATCCTAGCATCAGTAAAGTGCTGGTTCAAGAAGGCATATCTCCTTTGATGTCAAACGCTGAGGGTATAAAAAAGTACTGGACCAAACTTCCGAATATTTTGGCAGAAATGCTTGAAAGAGCACAGCAAAACGGAGAGATACGCAGTATGGATTCCATTATAGTCTCACGTTTAGTATTTTATCTAATAAGAGGAAGTGTTTATATAATGCAAGAAAGTGATGCTGCTAGTTGGATTAATAAGGTAAAGGAACAAATAGTTTCTTTGATTTTGGATGGTATTAAAAAATAA
- a CDS encoding 4Fe-4S binding protein, producing the protein MTLNFRKLIQFSFLVAFAILLVFNKATMWMIIFLTGIIAAFFFGRFYCGWICPINTLMEITGWVSKKLNFQQKNVLGWIKKSFVRYGLLGVFIGLMLFTIVSGKKMPILVIMVGAGTVITLFFKPSLWHRYLCPYGTILSVPGLLAKYKFQINKDTCIKCGVCKAVCPAEAVEMKNKKEFPQIIKSSCIQCSKCADKCPKQCIQYGKEKHHTPNNISI; encoded by the coding sequence ATGACTTTAAATTTTAGGAAGCTTATTCAATTTTCTTTCTTAGTTGCATTTGCTATTTTACTTGTCTTTAACAAAGCAACTATGTGGATGATAATTTTCTTGACAGGTATTATTGCTGCATTTTTCTTTGGCCGCTTTTATTGTGGGTGGATATGTCCGATTAATACCTTGATGGAAATAACGGGATGGGTATCTAAGAAGCTTAATTTCCAACAAAAAAATGTACTTGGTTGGATAAAAAAATCTTTTGTTCGCTATGGATTGCTTGGAGTATTTATTGGACTTATGTTGTTTACTATAGTAAGTGGCAAAAAAATGCCTATATTAGTCATTATGGTTGGAGCAGGAACCGTTATTACGTTATTCTTCAAGCCCTCTCTATGGCATCGGTATCTTTGTCCATACGGCACTATATTGAGTGTACCAGGACTCTTGGCAAAATATAAGTTTCAAATTAATAAAGATACATGTATTAAATGCGGAGTTTGTAAAGCTGTTTGTCCGGCAGAAGCGGTTGAAATGAAAAATAAAAAAGAATTTCCCCAAATCATAAAATCTTCATGTATACAGTGTTCTAAATGTGCTGATAAATGCCCCAAACAATGTATTCAGTACGGGAAAGAAAAACATCATACGCCTAATAACATATCGATTTAA